A portion of the Canis lupus baileyi chromosome 6, mCanLup2.hap1, whole genome shotgun sequence genome contains these proteins:
- the LOC140634819 gene encoding uncharacterized protein encodes MSSGCPPPLPPPASSAVPRLTAQSPQGAHALTHLGRIWGSPPARSALRSLGSSSTNALGLFLFLRLPSSPARRRDPGRHRKVSLSHLCSARPGLRRGQGAGRPRTPALALRPPEVRAAPLAAEPEPPSSRARRGECEQQRGEWPAAGGSALPLSSSSPSSPGPPPAGPLRRGAGRDLPGTTGACTQPLRATGRPLARSSREGSKETATRALRASQGGSCEVLERAGCSSPLPATPALTTSKEPARPWGKAEESSLVSCASKKCL; translated from the coding sequence ATGTCGTCTGGctgccctcccccacttccccccCCAGCGTCCTCTGCCGTCCCGAGGCTGACCGCGCAAAGCCCCCAGGGGGCACACGCACTCACCCACCTGGGCCGGATCTGGGGATCCCCGCCGGCGCGCTCCGCCCTGCGCTCCCTGGGCAGCTCCAGCACAAACGCGCTTGGCCTGTTCCTGTTCCtccgcctcccctccagcccagCCCGGAGGCGAGACCCTGGGCGGCACCGCAAGGTCTCCCTAAGTCACCTTTGCTCGGCCCGCCCTGGGCTCCGGCGAGGTCAAGGAGCGGGGCGGCCCAGGACTCCCGCTCTGGCCCTCAGGCCACCAGAGGTCCGTGCAGCGCCCCTCGCCGCAGAGCCAGAGCCGCCCTCCTCCAGGGCTCGCCGGGGAGAGTGCGAGCAGCAGCGCGGCGAATGGCCTGCAGCAGGCGGCTCCGCGCTGCCGCTGTCGTCGTCCAGTCcctcctcccccggcccccctcccGCGGGCCCGCTCCGCCGAGGCGCAGGTAGGGACCTGCCCGGGACGACGGGAGCCTGCACACAGCCCCTCCGAGCAACGGGCAGACCCCTGGCCCGCAGTTCTAGGGAAGGAAGTAAGGAAACTGCTACTCGAGCTCTGCGTGCATCCCAAGGAGGCTCCTGCGAGGTCCTAGAGCGGGCTGGGTGCTCAAGCCCTCTCCCGGCGACGCCTGCCCTGACAACTTCTAAAGAGCCAGCCCGCCCCTGGGGAAAAGCGGAGGAATCCTCTTTGGTCTCTTGCGCCTCAAAG